One Microplitis demolitor isolate Queensland-Clemson2020A chromosome 2, iyMicDemo2.1a, whole genome shotgun sequence DNA segment encodes these proteins:
- the LOC128668997 gene encoding histone H2B-like has product MPPKTSGKAVKKSGKAQKNITKSDKKGRKKKRKESYAIYIYKVLKQVHPDTGVSSKAMSIMNSFVNDIFERIAAEASRLAHYNKRSTITSREIQTAVRLLLPGELAKHAVSEGTKAVTKYTSSK; this is encoded by the coding sequence ATGCCTCCTAAAACAAGCGGTAAGGCTGTGAAAAAGTCGGGCAAGGCCCAGAAGAACATTACCAAGTCCGACAAAAAAGGACGCAAGAAGAAGAGGAAGGAAAGTTACGCCATCTACATCTACAAAGTGTTGAAACAAGTTCATCCTGACACTGGAGTTTCCAGTAAAGCCATGAGCATCATGAACAGTTTCGTCAACGACATCTTCGAACGTATTGCGGCTGAAGCTTCCAGACTTGCGCATTACAACAAGCGTTCTACTATCACCTCCCGGGAAATTCAAACTGCAGTTCGTCTACTATTACCCGGAGAACTGGCCAAGCACGCAGTCAGTGAAGGAACCAAAGCTGTCACTAAATACACTAGCTCCAAGTAA
- the LOC106693205 gene encoding histone H3 — protein MARTKQTARKSTGGKAPRKQLATKAARKSAPATGGVKKPHRYRPGTVALREIRRYQKSTELLIRKLPFQRLVREIAQDFKTDLRFQSSAVMALQEASEAYLVGLFEDTNLCAIHAKRVTIMPKDIQLARRIRGERA, from the coding sequence ATGGCTCGTACTAAGCAAACTGCTCGTAAGTCAACTGGTGGAAAAGCTCCACGTAAACAACTGGCTACCAAGGCTGCCCGTAAAAGCGCGCCAGCCACCGGTGGAGTCAAGAAGCCACATCGTTACCGTCCTGGAACAGTCGCTCTCCGTGAGATCCGTCGTTACCAGAAAAGCACTGAGCTCCTCATCCGTAAATTACCATTCCAACGTTTAGTTCGTGAAATCGCTCAGGACTTCAAGACCGACCTTAGATTCCAGAGCTCTGCAGTGATGGCTCTCCAGGAAGCCAGCGAAGCCTACCTCGTTGGTCTTTTCGAAGATACCAACCTCTGTGCCATCCACGCCAAGCGTGTCACCATCATGCCCAAGGACATCCAATTGGCTCGTCGTATCCGAGGAGAACGTGcttaa
- the LOC103570121 gene encoding histone H2A, protein MSGRGKGGKVKGKSKTRSSRAGLQFPVGRIHRMLRKGNYAERVGAGAPVYLAAVMEYLAAEVLELAGNAARDNKKTRIIPRHLQLAIRNDEELNKLLSGVTIAQGGVLPNIQAVLLPKKTEKSSS, encoded by the coding sequence ATGTCTGGTCGCGGTAAAGGTGGCAAAGTAAAGGGAAAGTCAAAGACTCGTTCAAGTCGTGCTGGTCTCCAGTTCCCAGTGGGTCGTATTCATCGTATGTTGCGCAAAGGCAACTACGCAGAACGTGTTGGAGCTGGTGCTCCAGTGTACTTGGCAGCTGTCATGGAATACCTTGCTGCTGAAGTACTCGAGTTAGCAGGTAACGCTGCTCGTGACAACAAGAAGACTCGTATCATCCCACGTCATCTCCAGCTGGCCATCCGTAACGATGAAGAGTTGAACAAACTTCTTTCTGGAGTTACTATTGCTCAAGGTGGAGTTCTGCCCAACATCCAAGCTGTCTTATTGCCCAAGAAGACCGAAAAAAGCAGTTCCTAA